The Candidatus Eremiobacterota bacterium nucleotide sequence GGAAACGGAACCATCCTTCGAACTGCTGATGCCGGCAGAACCTGGCTCAAAATGGAGAACAGCCCTGAATCCCTCTTCGCGGTCTTTTTTATCGATACCAATCAGGGATGGGCCGCAGGGCTCGGGGGAATGCTTCTTCACACCACTGACGGAGGTGTTCATTGGGAGACTCAGAGCTCCACTACAGGTGAGCGGCTGGAGTGCCTGTTTTTCGTGAATGAAAGCACCGGATGGGCCGGGGGTGATAGAGGCACTCTGCTTCATACTGATGATGGGGGAATGAGCTGGTCCTCTCAGGTGTCGGGAACAACAGCCTCTGTCCGGGATATGTATTTTGCAGAGGGCGCCATCGGATGGACAGCCTGCGAGCACAACGTGATTCTTTTTACTGACAATGGGGGCGCCGCATGGAAGGCACAGTGCGAAGGCTCTTCCAGCGACTTCGTGAGCGTCCACTTTACCGATGAAAGCAATGGGTGGACAGCAGGGCTTGATGGCGCGATTCTACACACTTCAGACGGTGGAAAAATGTGGCACTCCCAGATTTCGGGAGTATCAGGCAACCTCAATTCGGTCTACTTCGTAAATGCTTCCGCCGGCTGGATCGCAGGAGCTTCTGATATCATACTCCACACTGACGATGGTGGAGCCACCTGGAGCAGACAGACCTCCGGAGTGACTGTTCCTGCCTCCTTTTATGCCGTTAAGTTCATCAATGCAGACTGTGGCTGGATCGTGGGATCCAACGGCACTGTCATTCATACCTCAGATGGTGGCGATCACTGGAATCAGCAGGTTTCAGGCACAGAAACCCTTCTCTTTGATCTGGCCTTCGTAGATGAGAAACAGGGATGGATCGCCGGATCAGGCACAATACTTCACACTGCAGACGGCGGCACTACCTGGATTGCCCAGAACTCACCGGTGGATTCCCACCTCAGGGGTATTACTTTTACGAGCCCGCAGGAGGGATGGATTGCCGGATATAATGGAACCATACTTCATACCTCGGACGGCGGAAGTAACTGGACGCGCCAGAATAGCGGCATGACAGGAACTCTGGAAGATATATTCTTTGCCGACAACCGAAATGGATGGGCAGTGGGACCTGATGGCATCATTCTGAATACGGAAGATGGCGGTGCTCACTGGGTCTCTCAGGATTCTGGAACTGATTTGTGGCTGCGTGGTGTGTTTTTTCTTGACTCTCTCCACGGGTGGGTTGCAGGAATGAATGGCACAATGCTTCACACAGAAAGCGGTGGAAAATGAGAACTACCATGTATTGCCTGTGTCTGCTGTTCCTGCTCATCCTCATCTCCGTGACTGTGATCTCGGGCTGCAGCAACGGTGGAAACTCGTTAGGAGACTCAGTGCTGCCCTCAGGGTCATCAGAAGAGAGCTCTGCATCGGGCTCCTGTGAAGGGTACTGCTATACCCTTTCTTCATCAGAAGAGGGCAGTAAGACAGAAGAGACGAAGGCGGTTATGCCGGGATACGGGCCTGCGGCAGACCTGTGCGTTACCCTGGATTATCCCTCGCAAAAGGTCTATACCGATAAGAGAGGATATTTCAAGCTCGAAGGGATCCCTGCCGGAAATGCCACACTGACCTTCACCGGCGAAGGGCTGAAAACCACAGCACTCACTGTCTCTGTCAGTGCAGATAAGGTTACCGCAGTAAACACGCCGGACTATGATGCGGTGCTGATACCGCCTGGAGATGATTCGCCCCTGAAAAAGGAATGGCTCTATATCTGTTATATCGCCTCAGACAACGACCTTGGTTCATCTCCCAGCTATATCTCACGAAAGGTGATAAAGTACATGGAGAAAGCCGGCTCTACGGCCGGTATGCACGCAGTTGCCTTCATTGATGAGGAGAAGACGAATACAAAGATGTATTATATAAGAAAAGATGCGGATTTGTCGTCTATTTCCTCTCCCTGTTTTGATTATGGCAGAAACGAGGATTCAGGAGATTACAGGG carries:
- a CDS encoding YCF48-related protein — protein: MTPLVMSVAPALLCSGDTCRITGMNFGEERAWKNGGQSQVCFESADGKEKLTATEYTSWKNDEIVCTVPSSDSVNAQLAVMVYRITSQGSYTSSTVHTSKNSVLISPRRQWTKQLCLYLSGMVFSNRNNGWAVGSDGVILHTADGGSRWNQLTSGKCPSLYDICCVDERYLWVAGENGTILHSDDGGAHWQVQVSGTQRTLEAVCFTDSSHGWAVGLSGALLHTDDGGATWIPETVSGGYDLHDVCFVNSQAGWIVGGNGTILRTADAGRTWLKMENSPESLFAVFFIDTNQGWAAGLGGMLLHTTDGGVHWETQSSTTGERLECLFFVNESTGWAGGDRGTLLHTDDGGMSWSSQVSGTTASVRDMYFAEGAIGWTACEHNVILFTDNGGAAWKAQCEGSSSDFVSVHFTDESNGWTAGLDGAILHTSDGGKMWHSQISGVSGNLNSVYFVNASAGWIAGASDIILHTDDGGATWSRQTSGVTVPASFYAVKFINADCGWIVGSNGTVIHTSDGGDHWNQQVSGTETLLFDLAFVDEKQGWIAGSGTILHTADGGTTWIAQNSPVDSHLRGITFTSPQEGWIAGYNGTILHTSDGGSNWTRQNSGMTGTLEDIFFADNRNGWAVGPDGIILNTEDGGAHWVSQDSGTDLWLRGVFFLDSLHGWVAGMNGTMLHTESGGK